The Carassius gibelio isolate Cgi1373 ecotype wild population from Czech Republic chromosome B19, carGib1.2-hapl.c, whole genome shotgun sequence genomic interval GTTGTtaactatagtattttttattacatactTCTTTTGTTGGGACATTGCATTTCAATCAAATTACATACTTTCTACTTTGATGTGTTTTCAGACAAAAGAGATGTCTCTCATCAGAAACACCATTCTTGAATGTCAAGTGTGTGGTAAGGGATTGGAGCTGGCAGACCATGTTTTGATAAACCTGTCTGAATGTTGTTGtgatatatctctctctctctgtgtttatcAGGATTCCACGAGCCTCAGTCTCGATGTCATCCGAACCCCTGCTATAACGCTGTGAGCTGCATGGAGAGCTCGATGTACCCAGGATATCAGTGTGGCCCCTGTCCGGAGGGCATGACTGGAAACGGAACGCACTGCCAGGACATTGATgaggtttattattattcattttattacctGAGTCATGCAACTGTGAAaaagtacttttaaaaagagtatttATTACAGAATTAGTGGACATTTATAGTATACTTATATGCAAATTAAGTACACGTTTCAACACCttattgcatgttaattgcaCTTAAATTATACtgttacattatattaaattcaGTTTTGACCCTCTTAAATAGgacttaaatacatatttatatataatttcataattacttctatttTCTTTGAAATATGGGCATAGtctactgctgaatgtactgaaaaAATAgtcatttctattgaaaatggtatattatatatttaaatgttcgtaattacacatttgaaacaattaagtacattttatttaagttaatttaaaacatattaactttaactttaaacttAATACTGAACATTACTGTTAAAGTTATAACCAAGTTCTTAACATGTGCCTcggtaaacatttaaaatgtattttaaagtaaaaaattatttgacattattacaaagtggaCTTTTAGGTGTGTTAAGAAACATAAAAGTGTCCTCTCTGTAAATTCTTTGTaagtggtttttattttattaataccaTATCATctaagtatatttttaatatactcttaatatttgaaatacatttcaaGTGCACATtcattacaattcaaaacaaaaaaaaatttcacttttcttttctctctcaatATCTCTGTTTGTGCTAGTGTACTGCTCAGCCCTGTTTCTCTGCAGAGTTGTGTGTGAACACAGCTAAAGGCTTCACCTGTGAGTCCTGTCCCGTAGGATTCACCGGTCCAACACTCAAGGGGGTTGGTTTCGAGTTTGCCAAGAGCCACAAGCAGGTAAAAAGTATCAGAGTTCAGTTACAACAGAATTATACACCTAATTGAATAGGTTTTTActgtgtgaatgttttttttttcaggaatgtgTTGATATTGATGAGTGCGCTGAGCACTCTGGTGCCTGTGTGCCCAACTCAGTCTGTATAAATACAGCGGTGAGTAAACTGGATTTGCATATACATTAAGAAGGACTAGAATCAGCAAGTCAAGCAGAGCAGCCTTAAGTGATGAAACGTGAATCTACTACTACCGAACTGACTGCTCTCTTTTCATAGGGATCGTTCAAGTGTGGCCAGTGTAAAGCTGGATTTGTGGGTAATCAGACTGCAGGCTGTTTTGCAAGGAGGACATGTGAAACTCTGGGCTATAACCCGTGTGATGTGAATGCACACTGTGTAATGGGCCGCAACAGTGACATTTTCTGTGTGGTAAGAATCGAAAAACTTGGAAATGTTGAATCCGAAATCTTTCATTTGTCTACAAGTACATGCAGCTCTTAAGTGAGACATCAAATTCTGTAATGTTTTGCATTACTTAtatgcttcttttaaaaaaactaaaaaaagaatatCCCAGAATTGTCCAAATGGCTGATAATGGCTCTCCATTGTGTATCTTGCAGTGTAACGTTGGGTGGGCAGGTAATGGAAACATCTGTGGTCCGGACTCGGACATTGATGGTTACCCTGATGGGCCTCTTCCATGCATTGACAACGACAAATACTGCAGAGCGGTACTTTACATTTCACAGGGATTTTAGGAGGGGATTCActaagaataaattacatgttgcAGCATAATAACAATCCAAAAAGCACCTGTTAAATAGGATTGTAAGTAGATTTTATGCGTTGAAAAAGCAACATGAATGTGAATCGAATTTTGTCCAATGAATTGCTTTACTGATGACAAACTTCCTTCAGCAAAAcacatataatttaatttctgttgTGATTTCTTAACAATGTTGGTATAATATGCATATCAAATTTAATATCCCTTAAAtatcaataatacatttaatatccCTGTGCAGGACAACTGTGCAAATACCCCAAACTCTGGGCAAGAGGACACAGATAGAGATGGGATTGGTGATCAATGTGACGAGGATGCAGATGGAGATGGAATTAAAAATGTTCAGGTTTCTGATCAAGTTGCGaagaattgtaaaaatattagaaCAATCACGGGATACCAAACTGTTTCCACTTGGGCTAATGTCcttcaaaatgtctttttaaaatgtatttagaaataAGTTCCTCATTTGACACATTCTTAAGCAGTAGCTATTTTATTTTTGCAGGACAACTGTCGCCTGGTGCCCAATAAGGACCAGCAGAACTCTGACACAGACTCCTACGGTGATGCTTGTGATAACTGCCCCAACGTTCCCAATGGAGATCAGCTTGATACTGATGGCAATGGCAAGGGAGACATCTGTGACAATGATATTGATGGAGATGGTCAGTCCCATTTACTTTCATCTGTTCTGTGGTTTTACAGCATTGTACCTAATCATCTGTtttcaccactttttttttttttacaggcatCCCAAATGTGTTGGATAACTGTCCTAAGATACCCAACCCCATGCAGACAGACCGAGATGCAGATGGTGTGGGAGATGCATGCGACAGCTGTCCTGAGGTCAACGATCCATTGCAGGTTAGAAAAAGAGAACTGCTTAATGCttaagggaagggaagggaaaaggGGTGCCTCTAAGGTCAAAGCGGAAGGTCCATCATGTAGGTTgagatgttaaaaaaaaggcaggaAGAGATACATGCTGAAGTAGTGGGGTTATCAGTTTGGAATGATGTTAAACTATGTCATCAGCGTAGGAGTCATTGTAGAAGAAGCTTTTATGAAAAAGTGCAATGTGAGGTTGTGTATACTGAGAAAAGCAGCGGTCCTAGCACTAAACCTTGTGGCACCCCAATAATATAGATGTTGTCGTCTACTCAAACAAACTTTGATCATATTTCTCAAGACAAATCATTCATGATTGACCCAAAACTAGTTcagaaatgtttgattttataACTACTGATGCAGTAGTTCATGTTGGGGTTAGCTGCTATTTTTCAGCTAACAGGAGGTGAGAACTTAAATGACATAAAGTAAGATGTACCAAGaacaacatttcttccataattattattaaaaggcacataaaggataaataaaataaagttggtTGGATTTTGAATAAGTAGTGGCACTTGAGTCAGTGAAGTCAAAGGGAGAGGTACTCCCACCACCCTGCTTTTCAAATCCAATAATTAATTTCCATATTTTGCTGTTTTTGCAGTCAGATATGGACAATGATTTGGTGGGAGATGTATGTGATACAAACAAGGACATGTAAGTACCTAtgtaaagaaatatttattttacccaAGAACAGGTATAATGATTTTTACTGTCCTCAAAGTGCTATACTTGATTTAAGTTAGTTTGCTTTTGCTGTATGTCAGTTTCAATGTTCTTTCTGTGGTGAGATTCATTACTCAGCAAAATCCGCTTGTCATACATTCTTTAAAGCTCTAGTGAAAATGATTCTCTGTGTGTAGGGATGGCGATGGATATCAGGACACACGGGATAATTGCCCTGAAATAGCCAACAGTTCTCAGCTGGACTCAGATAATGATGGCATTGGGGACgagtgtgatgatgatgatgacaatgatGGGATTCCAGATATCCTTCCTCCTGGCCCAGATAACTGCAGACTTGTTCCCAACCCCAGTCAAAAAGATACTGATGGTCTGTTGCTTAATTCTGCATTTTGGAAAAGCATACTAGCATACTGTGAAAAGTATCTCTGACTTCTGGAGTTAATTAAGTGTGACTGGAGTTAACaaactacattttattaaaatgaatgacagcttttaaatatatatggtaCCATACATAATGTGtgcttttcattctttcataaaaaaaaaaaaaaaaatatatatatatatatatatatatatatatataaatatagtatgCATGCAGTAATCAGTATACTAGTATTATTTTCCAAACACACCTTCTCtaacatatatatttactgtctTACTGATCCAATCTAGAaattaatatgtttgttttttgtatctTATATCCCATCAGCTAATGGGGTTGGTGACATGTGTGAGACAGACTTTGACAATGATAAGGTGACTGACTTGTTGGATGCATGCCCTGAAAGTGCAGAGGTCACTATGACAGATTTCAGGGCATTTCAGACAGTCATTCTCGACCCGGAAGGAGATGCTCAGATTGACCCCAGCTGGGTGGTACTGAATAAGGTGATCATTAAAGCCAGTCTCTGAAATTTTACTTCACTGTTGTGCACATTGTTGACAAAGTCTGTGAAGTATTGTAAAActgcttttctgtttttttttagggAATGGAGATTGTGCAGACCATGAACAGTGACCCTGGTTTGGCTGTGGGTACGTATGCAAACACATTTTCATAGAGacttttgtgatttttacatTTCAGGTTGATATATATGGCTTTGTGTCTCAACAGCTGTATTAACCTCTTTATTCTTTATTCAGGCTACACAGCATTTAATGGTGTTGATTTTGAGGGAACAATCCATGTGAACACAGCAACTGATGATGACTACGTGGGGTTCATCTTTGGCTATCAGGACTCTTCCAGCTTCTATGTGGTGATGTGGAAACAGACAGAACAGACGTACTGGCAGAATTTACCATTCAAAGCCTCAGCTCAGCCTGGACTGCAGCTTAAGGTGAGAGGAAACGCAAAATACaccttaaaattgtttaaaatatgtaatcGAACTATGCACATGATATGCAGTGTAATCTCAGTTAAATGTGAATACATGCTGAGAAAAGCTAAGCAAGGAAAGTATATCATTGTGGCAGATAAATAAATCATTGGATTGCAGAAATGTCAAAAGTGCTACATTTTTAAGAATTTGAGACAGGAACttagagaaaaagaaaatgctatTAAGACGT includes:
- the thbs3b gene encoding thrombospondin-3b isoform X2; protein product: MELRNIVPNLLVLCVAFGHFSESSEFKVINVLELHEARQTAAAIEDLSGALQTVGDLYLTSSFMLPPKLGGVLFGLYDKEDNKKYLEIAAVGKINKLLVRYLRSDGKAHAVNLQNPVLAEGRSQSLILRMSGLRRSHINLELYVNCRLVDSAQGLPSLAGLPSKTESVDVRTGQKSYARMQGSVESVKLALGGSLATAGLLIDCPFQGDSAVNNAGSDINAILGDHTKALIGQLIIFNQIMGELREDIREQTKEMSLIRNTILECQVCGFHEPQSRCHPNPCYNAVSCMESSMYPGYQCGPCPEGMTGNGTHCQDIDECTAQPCFSAELCVNTAKGFTCESCPVGFTGPTLKGVGFEFAKSHKQECVDIDECAEHSGACVPNSVCINTAGSFKCGQCKAGFVGNQTAGCFARRTCETLGYNPCDVNAHCVMGRNSDIFCVCNVGWAGNGNICGPDSDIDGYPDGPLPCIDNDKYCRADNCANTPNSGQEDTDRDGIGDQCDEDADGDGIKNVQDNCRLVPNKDQQNSDTDSYGDACDNCPNVPNGDQLDTDGNGKGDICDNDIDGDGIPNVLDNCPKIPNPMQTDRDADGVGDACDSCPEVNDPLQSDMDNDLVGDVCDTNKDMDGDGYQDTRDNCPEIANSSQLDSDNDGIGDECDDDDDNDGIPDILPPGPDNCRLVPNPSQKDTDANGVGDMCETDFDNDKVTDLLDACPESAEVTMTDFRAFQTVILDPEGDAQIDPSWVVLNKGMEIVQTMNSDPGLAVGYTAFNGVDFEGTIHVNTATDDDYVGFIFGYQDSSSFYVVMWKQTEQTYWQNLPFKASAQPGLQLKAVKSRTGPGEYLRNALWHTGDTPGEVTLLWKDPRNVGWKDRTSYRWHLTHRPQVGYIRLRLYEGTALVADSGVLIDTTMRGGRLGVFCFSQENVIWSNLGYRCNDSIPDDFMLYQKQMNVRT
- the thbs3b gene encoding thrombospondin-3b isoform X1, whose translation is MELRNIVPNLLVLCVAFGHFSESSEFKVINVLELHEARQTAAAIEDLSGALQTVGDLYLTSSFMLPPKLGGVLFGLYDKEDNKKYLEIAAVGKINKLLVRYLRSDGKAHAVNLQNPVLAEGRSQSLILRMSGLRRSHINLELYVNCRLVDSAQGLPSLAGLPSKTESVDVRTGQKSYARMQGSVESVKLALGGSLATAGLLIDCPFQGDSAVNNAVGSDINAILGDHTKALIGQLIIFNQIMGELREDIREQTKEMSLIRNTILECQVCGFHEPQSRCHPNPCYNAVSCMESSMYPGYQCGPCPEGMTGNGTHCQDIDECTAQPCFSAELCVNTAKGFTCESCPVGFTGPTLKGVGFEFAKSHKQECVDIDECAEHSGACVPNSVCINTAGSFKCGQCKAGFVGNQTAGCFARRTCETLGYNPCDVNAHCVMGRNSDIFCVCNVGWAGNGNICGPDSDIDGYPDGPLPCIDNDKYCRADNCANTPNSGQEDTDRDGIGDQCDEDADGDGIKNVQDNCRLVPNKDQQNSDTDSYGDACDNCPNVPNGDQLDTDGNGKGDICDNDIDGDGIPNVLDNCPKIPNPMQTDRDADGVGDACDSCPEVNDPLQSDMDNDLVGDVCDTNKDMDGDGYQDTRDNCPEIANSSQLDSDNDGIGDECDDDDDNDGIPDILPPGPDNCRLVPNPSQKDTDANGVGDMCETDFDNDKVTDLLDACPESAEVTMTDFRAFQTVILDPEGDAQIDPSWVVLNKGMEIVQTMNSDPGLAVGYTAFNGVDFEGTIHVNTATDDDYVGFIFGYQDSSSFYVVMWKQTEQTYWQNLPFKASAQPGLQLKAVKSRTGPGEYLRNALWHTGDTPGEVTLLWKDPRNVGWKDRTSYRWHLTHRPQVGYIRLRLYEGTALVADSGVLIDTTMRGGRLGVFCFSQENVIWSNLGYRCNDSIPDDFMLYQKQMNVRT